In Vibrio alfacsensis, the following proteins share a genomic window:
- a CDS encoding tagatose bisphosphate family class II aldolase encodes MFLVSTKEMLRKAQEGGYAVPAFNIHNLETVQVVLETASEMRSPVILAGTPGTYAYAGTDYLVNICKSAARRYHMPIALHLDHHECFKDIRNKVEAGVKSAMIDGSHFPFEENIEMVKKVVQFCHGWDCTVEAELGRLGGVEDDLVVDAKDAMFTDPDAAVEFIQRTGIDSLAVAIGTAHGLYKEEPRLDFDRLAKISAKTDIPLVLHGASGVPDADVSRCIELGINKVNVATELKIAYADALKQYFIENPGANDPRHYNVTSKAAMREVIISKINVCRSADKL; translated from the coding sequence ATGTTTTTAGTGTCAACAAAGGAAATGCTTCGTAAAGCTCAAGAGGGCGGTTACGCAGTTCCAGCATTCAATATTCACAACCTAGAAACGGTTCAAGTTGTATTAGAAACCGCTTCTGAAATGCGTTCGCCAGTAATTTTAGCTGGTACACCAGGTACTTATGCTTATGCTGGTACTGACTACTTAGTGAATATTTGTAAATCGGCAGCTCGTCGATACCACATGCCTATCGCACTGCATCTAGACCATCACGAATGTTTCAAAGACATTCGAAATAAAGTGGAAGCAGGCGTAAAGTCGGCAATGATTGATGGCTCACATTTCCCATTCGAAGAAAATATTGAAATGGTGAAAAAGGTTGTTCAATTCTGTCACGGCTGGGATTGTACAGTTGAGGCGGAACTAGGCCGCTTGGGCGGTGTGGAAGATGACCTTGTTGTTGATGCAAAAGACGCGATGTTTACTGACCCTGATGCGGCTGTAGAGTTTATTCAACGTACAGGTATTGATTCCCTTGCGGTTGCGATTGGTACAGCACATGGTTTGTACAAAGAAGAACCTCGCCTAGATTTTGACCGTTTAGCAAAAATCAGTGCAAAAACGGACATTCCTCTAGTTCTTCATGGTGCTTCTGGTGTGCCAGATGCTGACGTGAGTCGTTGTATCGAATTGGGCATTAATAAAGTGAACGTAGCGACAGAGCTAAAAATAGCTTATGCCGACGCATTAAAGCAGTACTTTATTGAAAACCCAGGTGCGAATGACCCACGTCATTATAACGTCACATCAAAAGCGGCTATGCGAGAAGTAATTATCTCGAAAATTAACGTTTGCCGCAGTGCAGATAAGCTTTAG
- a CDS encoding sugar kinase, which produces MTTFSKKKIAILGECMIELSGQAFSTQEQRFGGDTLNTALYLSRLAPQVHPSYVTVLGVDNYSKHMKAEWVQEGIDCSLVMSNKDKIPALYAIELSPDGERSFQYWRNDSAARYLCQHEHFSNTIHALTEFDLVYLSGISLAILPEEDKQILLDSIQHLKVHGVKIAVDSNYRPRLWAGQAHAKEWLEKLYRLADIALVTCDDESLLLGEEISPEHLTDRLRELGVSDVIVKLGKDGAMFSDAEHQCDIAVGNVVTNVVDTTAAGDSFNGGFLAAWATGRPLKECCHWGNKLAAEVIQHKGAIIPQENTTYITSLMNL; this is translated from the coding sequence ATGACGACGTTTTCAAAAAAGAAAATTGCCATTCTTGGCGAATGTATGATCGAATTGTCAGGTCAGGCATTTTCAACCCAAGAGCAACGTTTTGGTGGAGATACGCTTAATACCGCTCTCTACTTGTCCCGTTTAGCACCTCAGGTGCATCCTTCTTACGTGACTGTGCTTGGTGTAGACAATTACAGTAAACACATGAAAGCGGAATGGGTACAAGAAGGTATTGATTGTTCTTTAGTGATGTCCAATAAAGACAAGATACCCGCCCTTTACGCAATCGAGCTTTCTCCGGATGGTGAGCGCTCTTTCCAATATTGGCGTAATGATTCTGCTGCCCGCTACTTATGTCAGCATGAGCATTTTAGTAACACGATACATGCATTAACAGAGTTTGACTTAGTCTACCTATCAGGCATCTCATTGGCCATTTTGCCTGAAGAAGACAAGCAAATATTATTAGATTCTATTCAGCACCTGAAAGTTCACGGTGTAAAAATCGCAGTCGATTCAAACTACCGTCCACGATTGTGGGCAGGGCAAGCACATGCCAAGGAATGGTTGGAAAAACTCTACCGACTTGCTGATATTGCACTTGTGACTTGTGATGATGAATCTCTGTTATTGGGTGAAGAAATTAGCCCAGAACACTTGACGGATCGATTACGCGAACTAGGTGTAAGCGATGTGATCGTTAAACTGGGTAAAGATGGGGCAATGTTTAGTGATGCTGAGCATCAATGTGATATTGCAGTAGGTAATGTGGTAACCAATGTTGTGGATACAACAGCCGCTGGGGACTCATTTAATGGTGGCTTCCTAGCTGCATGGGCAACAGGCCGACCATTGAAAGAATGTTGCCATTGGGGTAACAAGCTTGCCGCCGAAGTGATACAGCACAAAGGCGCAATCATTCCTCAAGAAAACACCACTTACATAACGTCATTAATGAATTTATAG
- a CDS encoding bifunctional 4-hydroxy-2-oxoglutarate aldolase/2-dehydro-3-deoxy-phosphogluconate aldolase, producing the protein MNIKEINQKLREMRVMPVIQIENAKDAPSLAKVLVENGLPAAEITFRSDAAAEAIRLMREAYPEMIICAGTVLNAEQAKLAVESGADFVVSPGFNPNTVRYCIDNNIHIIAGVNSPSQVEQALEMGLNSLKFFPAEASGGVAMLRSLTGPYKGLEFMPTGGVNVINLGNYLAIPEVVCCGGTWIAPVDRIADNDWEVIGENVRNTLETIKKIGA; encoded by the coding sequence ATGAATATCAAAGAGATTAATCAGAAATTACGTGAAATGCGCGTAATGCCGGTCATTCAGATCGAAAATGCAAAAGATGCACCATCGTTAGCAAAAGTGTTAGTTGAAAATGGTCTTCCTGCGGCAGAAATTACATTTCGTAGTGATGCGGCGGCAGAAGCGATTCGTCTAATGCGTGAAGCATACCCAGAAATGATCATTTGTGCGGGCACTGTACTTAACGCAGAGCAAGCAAAACTTGCGGTTGAATCTGGCGCAGATTTTGTTGTTTCACCAGGTTTCAATCCTAACACTGTACGTTACTGTATCGACAATAATATCCATATTATTGCAGGCGTTAACTCACCATCTCAAGTCGAACAAGCTTTAGAAATGGGTCTAAATAGCTTGAAATTTTTCCCAGCGGAAGCGTCTGGTGGCGTAGCTATGTTACGTTCTCTTACAGGGCCGTATAAAGGTCTTGAGTTTATGCCAACTGGCGGCGTAAACGTTATCAATTTAGGTAACTATCTTGCTATTCCAGAAGTCGTTTGTTGTGGTGGTACTTGGATTGCTCCAGTGGATCGCATTGCAGACAACGACTGGGAAGTGATTGGCGAGAACGTACGCAATACGTTAGAGACAATCAAGAAAATCGGAGCGTAA
- a CDS encoding DJ-1/PfpI family protein has protein sequence MTDSQVIVPRVALLLADGFEEAEAVVFIDIMRRLEIEVDVLSCMETTALQTYFNTRITADDTLVNCFENDYDAIAMVGGPKGTDNLTANDMAISFIKRHIELDKWICALCSAPAKVLSRNGLLNGREYSTGDNLISAFPDGKYVDQKIVVADKFITGKGLGVVFEFSFTVAESYYRIM, from the coding sequence ATGACAGATTCTCAAGTAATTGTTCCTCGCGTTGCGTTACTACTTGCTGATGGCTTTGAAGAGGCAGAAGCGGTTGTTTTCATTGATATCATGCGCCGTTTAGAAATTGAAGTTGATGTTCTATCTTGTATGGAAACGACTGCTCTTCAGACGTACTTCAACACTCGCATCACGGCAGATGATACTTTAGTTAACTGCTTTGAAAACGACTATGATGCCATTGCAATGGTTGGTGGACCAAAAGGTACAGACAATCTGACGGCGAATGATATGGCAATATCTTTTATTAAGCGTCACATTGAGCTAGACAAGTGGATCTGTGCACTGTGCTCTGCGCCAGCGAAAGTTCTTTCAAGAAATGGACTATTAAATGGCCGTGAATATTCAACAGGCGACAATTTAATTAGTGCATTCCCAGACGGTAAATATGTTGACCAGAAAATTGTTGTTGCAGACAAATTTATCACGGGTAAAGGTCTTGGTGTTGTTTTTGAATTCTCATTTACAGTCGCTGAAAGCTATTACCGAATAATGTAG
- a CDS encoding transcription termination/antitermination NusG family protein: MKSWYLLYCKRGERSRAFLNLKQQGIECFCPGTLLRNNSSTRVKDDSLQNYIFAQIDHLTGPSLTTVRSTRGVVDFIRAGAKPQKITNDAVNDLKQQYKCMTINQVK; the protein is encoded by the coding sequence ATGAAAAGCTGGTATTTATTGTATTGTAAACGTGGAGAACGTTCGCGAGCATTCTTAAACCTGAAGCAGCAAGGGATTGAGTGTTTTTGCCCAGGTACATTGTTAAGAAATAACTCTAGTACGAGGGTAAAAGATGATTCTTTACAAAATTACATATTCGCTCAAATCGACCATCTAACTGGACCTAGTTTAACAACTGTACGCTCAACGCGTGGTGTTGTTGATTTTATTCGCGCAGGAGCAAAGCCTCAAAAAATTACTAATGATGCAGTAAATGATTTAAAACAACAGTACAAATGTATGACAATTAATCAGGTTAAATGA